One Pirellulales bacterium genomic window, CGATCGTGCCACGATGGTTTGATTTTCATATCGCCAATTATACACTATTGAAAGCAACGTGCCAAGCGTTAAAAATCCATTCGACGCTATTTTGCACAGTTGCAAAGCCGAGACTGGCCCGTGGGGAAGCGGCTGAAATGGTTCCCTTACCATGCGGGATTTCGATCAAGATGCCAACCGACGACGCGACGATTCGGATCAAGGAGACGTTTGAAAACTGGTCCCTTTACGAGGCCGTGATCCATCACAACTACATGTGCCACAGCGAACTTGTCGACGAGCTAAAAACGATCGCAGCGACGGTTTGCGACAAACTGTGCGTCGTCGATCTTGGCTGCGGCGACTCGTGGCTGGCGACACGGGCGTTTCGCGATATTCCGATCGAGCGTTACTTGGCAGTCGATTTGTCGGAGTCGGCCGTCGCACGGGGGCGCGCCAAGGTGGCGTTTTGGGGGCCGCGTGCGGAATTATCTTGCGGCGACCTCGCGCAATTTGCCGCCGACCTGCCCGATGCGTCGGCGAACTTCATTCTGGCCAGCAATTCGCTACACCATTTTTCCGGCGCGTCGAAGAAGGGAATTCTTCAACATTGCTTCCGCATCCTCTCGCCTTCAGGAACTTTTTGTTGGATCGATCCAGTTTGCAACAACGACGAGTCGCGCGAGGCATACTTGGCCCGCTTGACTTCCCGCATGATGAACGATTGGACCGCCCTCGACGAGGAAGCTCGCTGCCGCGCCACGCGGCATGTGTGGGAATCCGACTGGCCCGAAACGGAAATGTGGATGCGCGGCCAAGCCGAAGAAACTGGCTTCGTGCTGCGCGAACGATTTCTGCGGCACGACTTGTTTGGCGGCTGGAAGTTCGTCAAACCTTGATCTTATCGCCGTTCTTGCGTAAATCCGGCTGCACGGCGCGACCGGCAAACTTCGCCGCCAGCCACCGTGGAATAAATCGCGGTCCGTGGCTCAACAGTCCGTTGACGGCGCCATCGACCACCAAGCTGCGCCGTTGTTCCAAGCCGCGCAGCGCCGTCGCGACAACTTGCTCCGGCGAGCGTTTTTTCCCCAATGCCGCTTCTGGCGCATTGGCAACATCGAAAAACGGCGTGTCCGTCGTGCCGGGGCAAATCGCGACCACGCGCACATTTCGATCGCGACACTCTTGCCACAGCGCCACCGAGAACGAAATGACAAACGCCTTGCTCGCCGCATATACCGCCATGTACGGAATCGGCTGAAAACCGGCGATCGACGCGACGTTGATGACTCCGCCCTCCTGACGATCGAGCATCGGCGGCAGAAACGCGTGCGTCAACTCGACCATTGCCGAGACGTTGACCATTACCTCGTCGCGCTCGCGGGTCGGTGAAATCGACTCAAAATGCCCGTGCGTCAGAAAACCGGCATTATTCACAAGCAAATCGACCGATCGGCCGCGCTGGACAATCTCGTCCGCAAGTTGTGCAGCGCCCTGCCGTTGGCTCAAGTCGGCCGGAATCACATCGGTGCGAACCTGATGCAGTCCGGCGATTTCCTGCGCGAGCGATTCGAGCGATTCGATGGATCGAGCGGTCAAAATCACCGACATGCCGCGCGCGGCAAGTTCGCCGGCAAACGATCGTCCAATTCCTGACGATGCCCCCGTAATCACGGCAGTCTTTCCACGATACTCGAACATTCCATTGCCTCGTTGTCGGGATGAAACAGAACTGGCGAGGATTTTAACGGTTATCGGCAAATATGACCAGATTTCGCTCGGACCTGGCTGGTCCCCATCCAAACCGCGTTCGACCGAAAGCGGTCGGCTCTGCGGCCGCATGCAACAACATTACTCGTCGTCGCTGCAGGTCGCCCAACCCACTTTGCCGCTGTAACATCGTCGGCCTGTTCCCGCTTTCTATGGTAGCAACTTGGGCGATTGCCACTGTGGCTGCCCTTACCTCCAATCCAAATTTCACAGGGAAAACGGTGCAAACATGATGACTCGCACACTCATCAAGTCGCGAATTTTCTGGATTTTGGCCGCTGCGGCAGTCATTTCCACGATCTCAGCCTCCCAGGCTCAGGCCGACGCCAAGGTTTATCAGGAATCGATTCGCTCGACGACTTGGGTGCTTACCAAAGTCGCCGGCAAGACATCCAGCGGCACGGGCGTGTTGGTGGATGCGGAAAAACGGCTGGTCATTACTAATTTTCACGTCGTCGGCGAATCGCGTACGGCCTTCATTTTCTTTCCGCAGTTCAAGGGAGAAACGCTGATCGTCGAGAGAAAATATTACGCTGAAAACGCCAAAAATATTGCGATCCGCGGTCGAGTGGTCGCGGTCGACCGCAAGCGAGACTTGGCGCTGGTTCAACTCGATAGTCTGCCAGAAGGCGCAAAGTCGCTCAAAATGGCTGAAAAAAGCGCCAGTCCCGGCGAGCCGGTCGACTCGATCGGCAATCCCGGCTCTAGCGAAGCCCTATGGGTCTACACCTCGGGCACGGTTCGCTCGGTTTACAAGAAGCAATTTCGCACCGGCGCCGGGGAACATGAATTCACGGTGGTCGAAACCCAAGCACCCATCAATACTGGCGATAGCGGCGGCCCCATGGTGAACAGCGCTGGGGAGTTGATCGCGATTTCGCAAGCCATTGCCCCCAATGCCCGCTTGGTCAGCTATTCGGTTGATGTGAATGAAGTCCGCGGGTTTATCAGCGGCCCTTGGAAGCCGGCACCACTGCCAATTGCCGACATCCTGACGACCGCTGAATTGGAGTTCAAGCAGCACTCCAGCGGCCACTTTGAAGTCTCGGTCAAGCAAGACGACAAGGATAAGGAAGGCCAGACGGTCTTTATTACGAAGGAAGTCGAGTATTACGAAAAGGCCGACGTCCGCAAAGTTTGGGCCTTGGCCGCCATCCTGAAAAAAGCCCCGAAGTTCGAAACTACGATGAAATTGCTCGAACAAAACGGCCGCACCAAGCTGGGTGCGTGGAATATCGAGCGGACCGAACAAGGCGACCATCTAATAGTCTACTGTGCGAAGCTCGACGCGACGGCTTCCCCCGATGCGGTCCGTAGCACGGTCGAATACGTCGCCAAGCTCGCCAGCTTAATGAAGAAAGAACTCGCCACACCGGAAACGACGGCCCAAACGGCCTCCGATGGACTGGAAGATTGGCTGAAGTAGGTCAAGAGGGGCTAGAAGCGAAGGGGTTATCGACGAGCATCGAGCGATGAGCGTTGAGCGGCGGGCAATCCTGCTTGCAAGCTCGATGCTCATCGCTCTTTCGGTTTCCGCCAGAATCCCAACAATCCCAGACTCAGCCCTAGCATCTAGTCTCGATTTTCACCTGTAACAATCGTCTTACGTTTCCGCTAACGAAGGCAGATACGACGGTTTTCAGGCCAATCAATGGCCGACCGTCGCCAAAAAAAGACAGTTTTTCCCGCACTTGGAAAGGAACCTGACTATGAACAGCACGATGAAAACATTGATGTCGGCCGTCGCCGGACTGGGATTTTTGACCTCGATGACCCTCGACGCCAGCGCCTGCGGCGGACGTGGCGGCGGCTGGGGCGGCTATCGTCAAAGCTATAACTACGGCTATCAACCGAATTACTACCAACAGTATCCGCAGTATCAACAATACCCCCAACAGTATCCGCAACAATTTCCACAACAGCAGATTCCGCAGCAAGTTCAACAACAGGTTCCCCAACAACAAATCCCGCAACAGCCGATCGCTCAGCAGCAAGGGCCGCAAGGGCAAGTTCAGGCGACGCCCGTTGCTCAGGCCACGGTTGCTCAAAGCCCAGCGACTGCTCAGACTCGCGTGGTTGCCAAGCCCGTAAGCACCGGTGGAACGACGGTGGTTGGCTCGACGACGACCACGCCAGTTGCCGCGGCTCCGCAACAAGCACCTGTGCAAACGACGACACCCGCGCAAGGCAGCGCTGAACTTTCCGCGCTGCAGGCTCTTTCCGGATGGGACGGCAGCGAAGCTCCAGCCGCCGATGCACAAGCGACAGCTCAAGCCGCGTTCAACCCAACCGGTGAGTTTTCCGCCACACTGGCCAACGGCGCCACGGTTCGACTCCGGTTGATGGAAGACAGCACGTTTACGTGGAACGCCACGAACAAGGGCAAGAACAGCTCGTTCCAAGGCACGTACACCATCGACGGTGGCTCCTTGAAGCTCTTGCGATCCAGCGACAACCAGAAGCTCGAAGGCACGTTCGGCCAGGCCGCCAACGGTTTCACCTTCAAGCTTGGCAGCGGCCAATCGGAAACAAGTATGAGCTTCGTCCGTGGCTAAACGCGGAGCGGACGGCAGGTGGCGGTCGGTTGGCAGCCAGCGGTTGGCTAGTAAGTCATCGAAATACCGTTCGTCCGACAATTTGCGATCACAAGTCCCGTCGTTCGTTGCGTATGCGACTGGCGACGGGACTTGTCTATCTGGGGCTAGACCCCCTCTTCCATGTTTGCCTGCCCGATAAGGGAAATGTCAGTGATTGGATTGCAGCAAGCGAACCGGCTCCAGACGCGGCAAGATCAAATGCATCAGCAGCAGCGCCACCAGGTAGCCGCCGGAAGCAATTCCGAAGGGAATGACGTAACTGCCGGTCTTGTCCAGAATCCAACCGATGAACGGCGCCACGACTATACCACTGACCATAGCCCCGACAAATCCTCCTAGACCAACCACCGAGCTGATCGTGCCACGAGGCATGGTGTCGCCGACCATCGTAAACAGATTCGCCGACCAACCCTGATGCGCTGCCGCTGCCAGCGCCACCAAACCGGTAGCTAGCCAAAGGCTTTCCGTACCCACGGTGAGACAAATCGGTACGACGCACAAAGCGCAAAGCAGCATGGTGGACTTTCGTGCCGCAGTCACGCTCCAGCCAAGTTTGATCAACGTCGTGGCGAGCCATCCTCCCACGATGCTGCCGAAGTCGGCGAATAAGTAAATCACGATTACAGGTGGCCCGATATCCAACAGATCCAGGCCAAAATGTTTCTGAAGATATCCAGGAATCCAATACAGATAAAACCACCAAATGGGCGAACTAATCCCGTTGCCAATGATGAATGCCCATACTGCGCGGTACCGTAGCAAGGAAAGCCAACCGATCCGAATCGGCGGATCTGGCGGGTCGGAACGGATGTAGTCAAGTTCGGCCCGGGATACCCGCGGGTGCTGACTGGGTGTTCTGTAGAAAATGAGCCAGATTATCACCCAGACTAAGCCCACCGACGCGGTGATGACGAAGGAAGCCCGCCAGCCGTAGTGCCTTGTGATGATCGGCACCAACCAGGGTGTCAACATCGCCCCTATATTCGAGCCCGAATTGAAGATGCCCGTGGCCAGCGAACGGTCTTTCTTGGGAAACCATTCACCAACCGTTTTCACGGCACCGGGAAAATTGCCACCTTCCGCCAGGCCAAGCGCTGCCCGGGCCATCGCGAACTGAACCAAGGAGAGCTTCAGCCCATGGGCCATGGCCGCCAACGTCCAGAGAAAAACGGAGAGGGCATAACCGATTCGCGTTCCGACTAAGTCGATGAGACGGCCCGCGAAAAGATATCCAAACGCATACGCGATCGAAAAGGAGGAAACCATCAACGAGTAGTCTTGTTCACTCCAGTGCAGGTCGTCCATGAGCGTTGGCTTCAGGACACCGATGACGGCTCGGTCCACATAGTTGATGGTCGTGGCGAAAAACAACAACCCACAGACCACCCAACGATAGTTCGTACGCCGCGATTGGTCACCAACATTCATCAGGGGCGACGAACTTATGGTCTGGTTTTCCATGCCTCGTTCCGACACTAGGTAGAAAGGAATTCAACGAAATTGCGGTGAAAGAGCTGCTGCACGTCGCGGACCACCTCGGCTTTGCTCACTGGTCAACCGTGGGGGCCGTTTTCGCTGGGGCTACGAGCAGGCAATCAAAAGCCGCCCCCTCATCGCGGTTGCGTATGGTCAGCGCGTGCTTGCCGGCCTTGAGATTTTCCGGCACCGTCGCCACCCAATGCCATTTTTGGAACGTCTCATCGTTGCCCAACACGCGCGGCGCAGCCGAATCCCAGGCATAATAGAACGAATTGGCTGACGTGTCCGGCCAAAATGCAGCCATGTGTACGACATAGTTGCCATCGGCCGGCAAATCGACCTCATAAGTAATCCGGCCGTTGTCCACGATCTTTCTGTCGTTGCTTTCGCCGCGTCCTTTGCCTTTGGGAATGCGCACGATTGTATCGCAAGAATTTACCATCAGCGGAGCCGTCTCGAATGGCGCGGTCACCTTACCCGATTCCGCCTCCAGAAACTGAGCGTTCTGGGGAATCACCGTCGTGCTCGTAATTGACGGCGGAGCGATCTTGTCGGCAAAGATTAGTTCCAGACGGTTCGTGCCCATCCGCACGGGCCCTACCATGGATTGCGTAGGCGCAGCTCCGACTACTCGGGCCGGCTGCCCGTTGATCTTCGCGGATTCTACCGCGTTCGAATTCAACTCGATGATCCCTGTGCCCGCATCCGTAAAAACGAGGTTGGTGTTCGCGGCCTCCCGTGAGGTTTGAGAAACTCCCGCACCAGAGACGTTTATCATCACTTGGTTGTTAAACTTCTGTACCCAGGGCTTCAGTCCGGAAGGCAACGGTGGCTCACTCCGCCAAGTCGACAGGAGCACAGTTTTTCCGCCGACCTTCCATTCCTGATCGCTTCGAGGCCACGGCACCAATGTGCGCACCATGACGATATCGCGCTCGGCCTCAGGGATATAGCGACTCCAATCAAACTGCTTGCCAAAAAGCCAGATTTCATGGGCGGCATAGTGAGCATCGGCCACTTGGGCGAGTTGTTTCCACAGCACAAGCGCCCGATGGAGATGATCGATGGCAGCCGCACGACGCGGCTCTTCTCCCGTGGCCAGAAAGAACATCACCTCGGTGGCCGCCCGCGATTTCGCCGCGTAGTAGCGACCGAGCAATTCTAAAACCTTCAGGTCCAGCTCGGTGCATTCCCACTCGCTGTTGTTGCCAGCGATTGCGCGCCCGGCTGCTGTCCGCGACTTAGCACTGGCGTCCGCGAATTCTTCCAGCATTTGGGCATAGCGAGGTGGCGTAATCACTTTATCGCCAGCCCTGGCGTTGGTGAGTTGATCCGCGACGTAGTCGGGAATGCACTGAAGTGAATCGTCGATTACCTGGGTGAACGTCCATTCCAGCACGTCGTGCCACAACTTATTGTCTCGGAAATTATGAATGGGCATTTCGGCACTGGTGTTCCAGACACCGACGTTGCCCTCTGGGTACCAATCGCCGTTCATGTAATTCCAATGGAACGACGTGGTAAGAGGAATCACCTTGCTGGCAGCCACCAGCGCGTTGAAGACGGCCGGGCCGGCCTGCGGGCCGAATCGCTCATTCAAGCGCGCGACCCAATAATCAGCAGGCTCATCCGGGTTGTAACCCGCCCGGCCCCAAAGGCCGAAGCGAGTCCAGTTCTTCTCGAACTCGTATTTCCAGGCTTTGTGGCCGGCGGCGCTAGCGGTGTGGTTGCGATCGATACCGGGCACCTCGATCTCCGACCCCATCACGAAACCGGCCGAGTCAGGTCCGCCACAGTTGCGAATCACAGCCGAGGCAAATGCGGGATCGCACCACCGTAGCTGATAGATGCAATCGTTTCGCAAGTGCCAAAGCAGCTTGTAGTGCTTCGGATTCTGGGTCAGCCAGCCCGTGTCTTTTAAATGCACCTTCGTCGATGAGTACATCTGTTCGCCATTGAATTTGATATCCAGATACATGGGGCCCGGGTACTTGGCCTTCTCCAGCATCTTTGCCGTTGTCGGAGGCGTGCCGCCCCAATAGCGAAGAATAAACGGCGCGTTGCTCCGCTCGGCGTCGGCGATGCCCTGCAGATAGGTTTGGCGGATCCACTCTTCGCGCGATTCGGTGGTGACTCCGCCCATCCGCTCGCCGGGGCAAGTGCCCATGCCAGTCAGTTCCGGGTACTCCTTGAGTAGCGCCCGCACGCATTCTCGCTGATAATCGCGGACCAGCGGCGTATCCTCTCCTCCCTTGATCTTGTGAGCCTCTTGAAAGGTCGGCGACATATGAATGTTCCAGGTCACCACGGAGGTATCCAAACCATAATCGCGGGCCATGCCGAACAACTTGTGAAAAAACGCAATGTTGCGATCCAACTGCTCCTTAGATAGGCGGTTGGCTTCCGGATACTTCTCTAACCGTACCATCTGGTCGTAGGGATGCGAGTTCCAGAAACTCAGTAGGTTGTAGCGATGATAGGCAAGGAAACGCATGAAGCTTTGCCAATAGTCGAGATCCCAGAACCAGTCGCCCTTGTCCAGATCCTCTTGCGAGAGATAATCG contains:
- a CDS encoding class I SAM-dependent methyltransferase, with the translated sequence MPTDDATIRIKETFENWSLYEAVIHHNYMCHSELVDELKTIAATVCDKLCVVDLGCGDSWLATRAFRDIPIERYLAVDLSESAVARGRAKVAFWGPRAELSCGDLAQFAADLPDASANFILASNSLHHFSGASKKGILQHCFRILSPSGTFCWIDPVCNNDESREAYLARLTSRMMNDWTALDEEARCRATRHVWESDWPETEMWMRGQAEETGFVLRERFLRHDLFGGWKFVKP
- a CDS encoding SDR family oxidoreductase; this translates as MFEYRGKTAVITGASSGIGRSFAGELAARGMSVILTARSIESLESLAQEIAGLHQVRTDVIPADLSQRQGAAQLADEIVQRGRSVDLLVNNAGFLTHGHFESISPTRERDEVMVNVSAMVELTHAFLPPMLDRQEGGVINVASIAGFQPIPYMAVYAASKAFVISFSVALWQECRDRNVRVVAICPGTTDTPFFDVANAPEAALGKKRSPEQVVATALRGLEQRRSLVVDGAVNGLLSHGPRFIPRWLAAKFAGRAVQPDLRKNGDKIKV
- a CDS encoding MFS transporter, giving the protein MENQTISSSPLMNVGDQSRRTNYRWVVCGLLFFATTINYVDRAVIGVLKPTLMDDLHWSEQDYSLMVSSFSIAYAFGYLFAGRLIDLVGTRIGYALSVFLWTLAAMAHGLKLSLVQFAMARAALGLAEGGNFPGAVKTVGEWFPKKDRSLATGIFNSGSNIGAMLTPWLVPIITRHYGWRASFVITASVGLVWVIIWLIFYRTPSQHPRVSRAELDYIRSDPPDPPIRIGWLSLLRYRAVWAFIIGNGISSPIWWFYLYWIPGYLQKHFGLDLLDIGPPVIVIYLFADFGSIVGGWLATTLIKLGWSVTAARKSTMLLCALCVVPICLTVGTESLWLATGLVALAAAAHQGWSANLFTMVGDTMPRGTISSVVGLGGFVGAMVSGIVVAPFIGWILDKTGSYVIPFGIASGGYLVALLLMHLILPRLEPVRLLQSNH
- a CDS encoding trypsin-like peptidase domain-containing protein; amino-acid sequence: MTRTLIKSRIFWILAAAAVISTISASQAQADAKVYQESIRSTTWVLTKVAGKTSSGTGVLVDAEKRLVITNFHVVGESRTAFIFFPQFKGETLIVERKYYAENAKNIAIRGRVVAVDRKRDLALVQLDSLPEGAKSLKMAEKSASPGEPVDSIGNPGSSEALWVYTSGTVRSVYKKQFRTGAGEHEFTVVETQAPINTGDSGGPMVNSAGELIAISQAIAPNARLVSYSVDVNEVRGFISGPWKPAPLPIADILTTAELEFKQHSSGHFEVSVKQDDKDKEGQTVFITKEVEYYEKADVRKVWALAAILKKAPKFETTMKLLEQNGRTKLGAWNIERTEQGDHLIVYCAKLDATASPDAVRSTVEYVAKLASLMKKELATPETTAQTASDGLEDWLK